The proteins below are encoded in one region of Ricinus communis isolate WT05 ecotype wild-type chromosome 6, ASM1957865v1, whole genome shotgun sequence:
- the LOC8272258 gene encoding 40S ribosomal protein S29 gives MGHSNVWNSHPKNYGPGSRTCRVCGNPHGLIRKYGLMCCRQCFRSNAKEIGFIKYR, from the exons ATGGGTCACTCCAACGTTTGGAACTCTCACCCTAAGAACTACGGGCCTGGTTCTCGTACCTG CCGTGTTTGTGGAAATCCCCATGGGCTTATCAGGAAATATGGGCTCATGTGCTGCAGACAGTGCTTCCGTAGCAATGCCAAAGAAATTGGCTTCATCAAG TACCGCTGA
- the LOC8272259 gene encoding QWRF motif-containing protein 2 isoform X3: MMVAAISTDNAKTPNNPRRPPLLPSEKDNAHVQSRKPRGKQVPSRYLSPSPSSSTTTTSTTTTTSSSSCSSSSVPKRFPSPLLSRSTNSFSTPKRSQSVDRKRPVVSQRPVTPNPEAKQGNVSEMSAATRMLITSTRSLSVSFQGEAFSLPISKAKAVSSSPNVTRKVTPERRKSTPVRDQGENSRPLDQHRWPGRSRGGNLALNERNPSLSRSFDCSVGGDEKRVMGSGFMSVKSLQQSMIVDERRLSLDLGNAKRNPDVNSSVSDSFVTGDLTASDSDSVSSGSTSGLQDFGSGISRAKTGPRGIAVSARFWQETNSRLRRLQDPGSPLSTSPNPRTSISSKTIQSKRFSSDAPVASPRTFGSSPIRGATRPASPSKLWTHSASSPSRGISSPSRGRPMSSNLSSMPSILSFAVDLRRGKMGEDRIGDAHMLRLLYNHYLQWRFVNARADATFFVQRVNAEKNLWNAWVTISELRHSVTLKRVKLLLLRQKLKLTSILKGQLFSFS; encoded by the exons ATGATGGTGGCTGCTATTTCCACTGATAATGCTAAAACCCCAAATAATCCAAGAAGACCTCCACTTTTACCTTCAGAGAAAGACAATGCTCATGTTCAATCAAGAAAACCCAGAGGTAAACAAGTCCCTTCTAGATATCTTTCACCTTCTCCTTCTTCctcaacaacaacaactagTACCACTACGACTACTAGTTCAAgttcttgttcttcttcttcagttCCTAAAAGATTTCCTTCACCATTACTTTCAAGGTCTACTAATTCGTTTTCTACACCTAAAAgatcccaatctgttgataGAAAGAGGCCAGTGGTGTCTCAAAGGCCAGTTACTCCAAATCCAGAAGCTAAACAAGGCAATGTAAGTGAAATGTCAGCTGCAACAAGAATGCTAATTACTTCAACAAGGAGTTTATCAGTTTCTTTTCAAGGCGAAGCCTTTTCACTTCCGATTAGCAAAGCAAAGGCCGTGTCTTCTTCACCAAATGTGACTAGAAAGGTGACTCCTGAAAGGCGAAAATCGACCCCTGTGAGAGATCAAGGTGAAAATTCGCGGCCTTTGGATCAACATAGGTGGCCTGGGAGAAGTAGAGGTGGGAATTTGGCTTTGAATGAAAGGAATCCTTCACTGTCTAGGAGTTTTGATTGTAGTGTTGGTGGTGATGAGAAGAGGGTTATGGGATCTGGGTTTATGAGTGTTAAGTCATTGCAGCAGTCTATGATTGTTGATGAGAGAAGGTTGAGTTTGGATTTAGGCAATGCTAAGCGAAACCCAGATGTTAATAGTTCAGTGAGTGACTCTTTTGTCACTGGTGATCTTACTGCTTCTGATAGCGATAGTGTTTCCTCTGGTAGCACTTCAGGATTGCAAGATTTTGGTAGTGGGATTTCTAGAGCAAAAACTGGGCCTCGTGGCATTGCTGTTTCTGCAAGGTTTTGGCAAGAAACTAACAGCAGGTTGAGACGGTTGCAGGATCCAGGTTCTCCGTTATCTACTAGTCCTAATCCAAGAACGAGTATTTCTTCAAAGACTATTcaatcaaaaagatttagtagTGATGCTCCAGTGGCATCTCCCAGAACATTTGGTTCTTCACCTATTAGGGGAGCTACAAGGCCTGCGTCACCTAGTAAGCTTTGGACACATTCAGCTTCATCTCCATCAAGAGGGATTTCTAGTCCTTCAAGGGGGAGACCTATGAGTAGTAATTTGAGCAGTATGCCTTCAATTCTTAGTTTTGCTGTTGATTTAAGGAGAGGGAAGATGGGGGAAGATCGAATTGGTGATGCACATATGCTGAGGCTTTTGTATAACCATTATTTGCAATGGCGGTTTGTAAATGCAAGGGCAGACGCTACCTTCTTTGTGCAGAGAGTGAATGCAGAG AAAAATTTGTGGAATGCATGGGTAACAATCTCAGAACTGCGGCATTCTGTCACTCTTAAAAGAGTCAAGTTATTGTTGCTGAGACAAAAGTTGAAGCTAACCTCTATCCTTAAGGGACAA CTCTTCTCTTTTTCGTAG
- the LOC8272259 gene encoding QWRF motif-containing protein 2 isoform X2, which produces MMVAAISTDNAKTPNNPRRPPLLPSEKDNAHVQSRKPRGKQVPSRYLSPSPSSSTTTTSTTTTTSSSSCSSSSVPKRFPSPLLSRSTNSFSTPKRSQSVDRKRPVVSQRPVTPNPEAKQGNVSEMSAATRMLITSTRSLSVSFQGEAFSLPISKAKAVSSSPNVTRKVTPERRKSTPVRDQGENSRPLDQHRWPGRSRGGNLALNERNPSLSRSFDCSVGGDEKRVMGSGFMSVKSLQQSMIVDERRLSLDLGNAKRNPDVNSSVSDSFVTGDLTASDSDSVSSGSTSGLQDFGSGISRAKTGPRGIAVSARFWQETNSRLRRLQDPGSPLSTSPNPRTSISSKTIQSKRFSSDAPVASPRTFGSSPIRGATRPASPSKLWTHSASSPSRGISSPSRGRPMSSNLSSMPSILSFAVDLRRGKMGEDRIGDAHMLRLLYNHYLQWRFVNARADATFFVQRVNAEKNLWNAWVTISELRHSVTLKRVKLLLLRQKLKLTSILKGQGISLYLMGKEGP; this is translated from the exons ATGATGGTGGCTGCTATTTCCACTGATAATGCTAAAACCCCAAATAATCCAAGAAGACCTCCACTTTTACCTTCAGAGAAAGACAATGCTCATGTTCAATCAAGAAAACCCAGAGGTAAACAAGTCCCTTCTAGATATCTTTCACCTTCTCCTTCTTCctcaacaacaacaactagTACCACTACGACTACTAGTTCAAgttcttgttcttcttcttcagttCCTAAAAGATTTCCTTCACCATTACTTTCAAGGTCTACTAATTCGTTTTCTACACCTAAAAgatcccaatctgttgataGAAAGAGGCCAGTGGTGTCTCAAAGGCCAGTTACTCCAAATCCAGAAGCTAAACAAGGCAATGTAAGTGAAATGTCAGCTGCAACAAGAATGCTAATTACTTCAACAAGGAGTTTATCAGTTTCTTTTCAAGGCGAAGCCTTTTCACTTCCGATTAGCAAAGCAAAGGCCGTGTCTTCTTCACCAAATGTGACTAGAAAGGTGACTCCTGAAAGGCGAAAATCGACCCCTGTGAGAGATCAAGGTGAAAATTCGCGGCCTTTGGATCAACATAGGTGGCCTGGGAGAAGTAGAGGTGGGAATTTGGCTTTGAATGAAAGGAATCCTTCACTGTCTAGGAGTTTTGATTGTAGTGTTGGTGGTGATGAGAAGAGGGTTATGGGATCTGGGTTTATGAGTGTTAAGTCATTGCAGCAGTCTATGATTGTTGATGAGAGAAGGTTGAGTTTGGATTTAGGCAATGCTAAGCGAAACCCAGATGTTAATAGTTCAGTGAGTGACTCTTTTGTCACTGGTGATCTTACTGCTTCTGATAGCGATAGTGTTTCCTCTGGTAGCACTTCAGGATTGCAAGATTTTGGTAGTGGGATTTCTAGAGCAAAAACTGGGCCTCGTGGCATTGCTGTTTCTGCAAGGTTTTGGCAAGAAACTAACAGCAGGTTGAGACGGTTGCAGGATCCAGGTTCTCCGTTATCTACTAGTCCTAATCCAAGAACGAGTATTTCTTCAAAGACTATTcaatcaaaaagatttagtagTGATGCTCCAGTGGCATCTCCCAGAACATTTGGTTCTTCACCTATTAGGGGAGCTACAAGGCCTGCGTCACCTAGTAAGCTTTGGACACATTCAGCTTCATCTCCATCAAGAGGGATTTCTAGTCCTTCAAGGGGGAGACCTATGAGTAGTAATTTGAGCAGTATGCCTTCAATTCTTAGTTTTGCTGTTGATTTAAGGAGAGGGAAGATGGGGGAAGATCGAATTGGTGATGCACATATGCTGAGGCTTTTGTATAACCATTATTTGCAATGGCGGTTTGTAAATGCAAGGGCAGACGCTACCTTCTTTGTGCAGAGAGTGAATGCAGAG AAAAATTTGTGGAATGCATGGGTAACAATCTCAGAACTGCGGCATTCTGTCACTCTTAAAAGAGTCAAGTTATTGTTGCTGAGACAAAAGTTGAAGCTAACCTCTATCCTTAAGGGACAA GGAATCTCACTCTACTTAATGGGGAAGGAAGGCCCTTGa
- the LOC8272259 gene encoding QWRF motif-containing protein 2 isoform X1, whose amino-acid sequence MMVAAISTDNAKTPNNPRRPPLLPSEKDNAHVQSRKPRGKQVPSRYLSPSPSSSTTTTSTTTTTSSSSCSSSSVPKRFPSPLLSRSTNSFSTPKRSQSVDRKRPVVSQRPVTPNPEAKQGNVSEMSAATRMLITSTRSLSVSFQGEAFSLPISKAKAVSSSPNVTRKVTPERRKSTPVRDQGENSRPLDQHRWPGRSRGGNLALNERNPSLSRSFDCSVGGDEKRVMGSGFMSVKSLQQSMIVDERRLSLDLGNAKRNPDVNSSVSDSFVTGDLTASDSDSVSSGSTSGLQDFGSGISRAKTGPRGIAVSARFWQETNSRLRRLQDPGSPLSTSPNPRTSISSKTIQSKRFSSDAPVASPRTFGSSPIRGATRPASPSKLWTHSASSPSRGISSPSRGRPMSSNLSSMPSILSFAVDLRRGKMGEDRIGDAHMLRLLYNHYLQWRFVNARADATFFVQRVNAEKNLWNAWVTISELRHSVTLKRVKLLLLRQKLKLTSILKGQITCLEEWSLLDRDHSTSLEGATEALKASTLRLPIVGKTIADVQNLKDAVGSAVDVMHAMASSICLLSSKMEEINSLVAELVNVTAKEKFLLEQCKDFLSTLAAMQVKDCSLRTHIIQLNRLPTTSNLTTRV is encoded by the exons ATGATGGTGGCTGCTATTTCCACTGATAATGCTAAAACCCCAAATAATCCAAGAAGACCTCCACTTTTACCTTCAGAGAAAGACAATGCTCATGTTCAATCAAGAAAACCCAGAGGTAAACAAGTCCCTTCTAGATATCTTTCACCTTCTCCTTCTTCctcaacaacaacaactagTACCACTACGACTACTAGTTCAAgttcttgttcttcttcttcagttCCTAAAAGATTTCCTTCACCATTACTTTCAAGGTCTACTAATTCGTTTTCTACACCTAAAAgatcccaatctgttgataGAAAGAGGCCAGTGGTGTCTCAAAGGCCAGTTACTCCAAATCCAGAAGCTAAACAAGGCAATGTAAGTGAAATGTCAGCTGCAACAAGAATGCTAATTACTTCAACAAGGAGTTTATCAGTTTCTTTTCAAGGCGAAGCCTTTTCACTTCCGATTAGCAAAGCAAAGGCCGTGTCTTCTTCACCAAATGTGACTAGAAAGGTGACTCCTGAAAGGCGAAAATCGACCCCTGTGAGAGATCAAGGTGAAAATTCGCGGCCTTTGGATCAACATAGGTGGCCTGGGAGAAGTAGAGGTGGGAATTTGGCTTTGAATGAAAGGAATCCTTCACTGTCTAGGAGTTTTGATTGTAGTGTTGGTGGTGATGAGAAGAGGGTTATGGGATCTGGGTTTATGAGTGTTAAGTCATTGCAGCAGTCTATGATTGTTGATGAGAGAAGGTTGAGTTTGGATTTAGGCAATGCTAAGCGAAACCCAGATGTTAATAGTTCAGTGAGTGACTCTTTTGTCACTGGTGATCTTACTGCTTCTGATAGCGATAGTGTTTCCTCTGGTAGCACTTCAGGATTGCAAGATTTTGGTAGTGGGATTTCTAGAGCAAAAACTGGGCCTCGTGGCATTGCTGTTTCTGCAAGGTTTTGGCAAGAAACTAACAGCAGGTTGAGACGGTTGCAGGATCCAGGTTCTCCGTTATCTACTAGTCCTAATCCAAGAACGAGTATTTCTTCAAAGACTATTcaatcaaaaagatttagtagTGATGCTCCAGTGGCATCTCCCAGAACATTTGGTTCTTCACCTATTAGGGGAGCTACAAGGCCTGCGTCACCTAGTAAGCTTTGGACACATTCAGCTTCATCTCCATCAAGAGGGATTTCTAGTCCTTCAAGGGGGAGACCTATGAGTAGTAATTTGAGCAGTATGCCTTCAATTCTTAGTTTTGCTGTTGATTTAAGGAGAGGGAAGATGGGGGAAGATCGAATTGGTGATGCACATATGCTGAGGCTTTTGTATAACCATTATTTGCAATGGCGGTTTGTAAATGCAAGGGCAGACGCTACCTTCTTTGTGCAGAGAGTGAATGCAGAG AAAAATTTGTGGAATGCATGGGTAACAATCTCAGAACTGCGGCATTCTGTCACTCTTAAAAGAGTCAAGTTATTGTTGCTGAGACAAAAGTTGAAGCTAACCTCTATCCTTAAGGGACAA ATTACTTGTTTAGAAGAATGGTCTCTTCTGGATAGAGATCACTCGACTTCTTTGGAAGGAGCAACAGAAGCCTTGAAAGCCAGTACTCTTCGTCTTCCAATTGTTGGAAAAACAATA GCTGATGTTCAAAATCTGAAGGATGCTGTTGGTTCAGCAGTTGATGTGATGCATGCTATGGCATCCTCTATATGCTTGCTATCATCAAAG ATGGAGGAAATCAATTCCTTGGTGGCCGAACTTGTGAATGTaactgcaaaagaaaaatttttgCTCGAACAATGTAAAGATTTCTTATCCACATTAGCAGCAATGCAG GTTAAGGACTGTAGCTTGAGAACACATATAATACAATTAAATCGTTTACCAACTACGAGCAACCTGACAACACGTGTGTAG